From one bacterium genomic stretch:
- the mnmE gene encoding tRNA uridine-5-carboxymethylaminomethyl(34) synthesis GTPase MnmE — MAIGHGILSLPRDDTIVAISTPPGRGALGIIRLSGKDAINIAGTVCKIDITPTQGGSAKACSVEFGDGIIDTAVITVWRAPRSFSGENMVEFTIHGSPFLLCALQKRLIEFGARPSAPGEFTLRALLNGKLSLASAGAIDAIINATGRAAAMAASKTLSGELTKKIESILVILENIELKTAAQTEFPENIDELSPLKIVELLDQALLNIQKLIEILEFGEKVTRESVIVIAGPPNVGKSTLTNALLGTERSIVHHKPGTTRDLVEDKCHFGDIEAILVDTAGLRETEDEVELIGVNRSCNRLSTADLVVFVLDGSSHDNTSEVVLLEKIYKLNHIIVLNKHDLGDKREFPHAIRTSALTGDGIDKLREKIKNRLAPSNTEALWAGAWQIDGLDKTRENIEHSIEACHMGLLDAALEEISSAIEFLREISGQTENRSIIEKVLEGFCLGK; from the coding sequence ATGGCCATTGGACATGGTATTCTTAGCCTTCCTCGAGACGATACTATCGTTGCAATCTCGACACCACCCGGGCGCGGTGCCCTTGGAATAATCAGATTATCTGGAAAAGATGCAATTAATATCGCTGGGACCGTTTGTAAAATAGATATTACACCAACGCAAGGCGGTTCAGCGAAGGCTTGTAGTGTTGAGTTTGGCGATGGGATTATTGACACTGCGGTAATTACTGTATGGCGAGCACCCAGGTCCTTCTCCGGCGAAAATATGGTCGAGTTTACGATTCACGGAAGCCCTTTCCTTTTATGTGCGCTACAAAAAAGGTTAATCGAATTTGGAGCAAGGCCCTCTGCGCCTGGAGAATTCACCCTCAGAGCTTTATTAAACGGCAAACTCAGCCTTGCTTCAGCAGGCGCAATCGATGCAATAATAAACGCGACTGGGCGAGCTGCAGCAATGGCGGCATCGAAAACTCTTTCCGGTGAGCTAACAAAAAAAATAGAGTCGATTCTTGTTATACTTGAAAATATCGAGTTGAAAACAGCAGCTCAAACCGAATTCCCAGAAAATATCGACGAACTTTCTCCCCTCAAAATCGTCGAACTTCTCGATCAAGCACTACTTAATATTCAAAAACTTATCGAGATTCTGGAATTCGGGGAAAAAGTCACGAGAGAATCCGTGATCGTTATCGCCGGGCCACCAAATGTAGGGAAATCTACACTCACCAATGCACTTCTTGGCACAGAACGAAGTATTGTTCACCACAAACCGGGAACCACAAGAGACCTTGTCGAAGATAAATGCCATTTCGGTGACATCGAGGCTATTCTGGTAGATACCGCCGGCCTGAGAGAAACCGAAGATGAAGTAGAACTTATCGGAGTGAATCGTTCATGTAATCGTCTTTCGACAGCCGATCTCGTAGTCTTTGTTCTGGACGGTAGCTCTCATGATAATACATCCGAAGTGGTTCTTCTTGAGAAAATATATAAACTCAATCATATTATTGTTCTCAATAAACACGATCTAGGCGATAAAAGAGAGTTCCCTCATGCGATCCGCACAAGCGCGCTTACCGGAGATGGGATAGATAAACTCAGAGAGAAAATCAAGAATAGACTGGCTCCTTCTAATACTGAAGCCCTTTGGGCCGGAGCATGGCAAATTGATGGCTTGGACAAAACGAGGGAAAATATAGAACACTCTATCGAGGCATGTCATATGGGTCTTCTCGATGCTGCTTTGGAAGAAATTTCCTCGGCTATCGAATTTCTTCGCGAAATCTCAGGCCAAACTGAAAACCGCAGCATAATTGAAAAAGTGCTCGAAGGATTCTGCCTCGGTAAATAG
- a CDS encoding T9SS type A sorting domain-containing protein: MIILLSVLIAFLAQPLAAQAVTDLWNIDSIVDYSWMDVETLWTADTSIINSLGSEIIPLKVGEIMFSSFGADSGELRIQGFFAYPSSGTNLTGLVINHGMIMDGELSMAETFAAGLNSFTLAISAPGHGTSTGGSAYNFENLIWSYPNPRNNHFYQFAYATMRAINYMDSLTIVNSDWLGVIGFSGGADAAIIASGIDDRIAICIPIIPQTNFACGAADSGWIIDVFAETGISPDDSNVVYLENFISPINYFDYIDGFTVMITASQDEFEPLNCVAYSFPLLDSSRSRLEIVPNFDHHCYFTTYALTGDYDSFDNTTTFYSKILGISNSVIDLLKLGSPVPRMPSVEAFELEDSVEFVADVPVEYWASNDVKLWFSVDSAWTFDFVQMENEMPDLGEYSVMLPRTRANSLENIIYYVESRCTPIFWLSSLPHVPDDMVFNLRPFPRLFFGLDIKETKITKPDNIYLHTYPNPFNSSVKISIETQDFAPLQIEIFDLIGQKIEVLYPYATSLQKKEYPGGANEIIWTPNEHVKSGIYLIRIYLDSGETALKRIVYLK, from the coding sequence ATGATTATCCTATTATCTGTTTTAATTGCTTTTTTAGCACAACCGCTTGCAGCACAAGCAGTTACTGATCTTTGGAATATTGATTCTATCGTAGATTATTCATGGATGGATGTCGAAACTCTTTGGACTGCCGATACTAGCATCATTAATTCACTTGGATCTGAAATAATTCCCTTGAAGGTAGGCGAGATAATGTTTTCATCCTTCGGGGCCGATAGCGGTGAACTCAGGATTCAGGGCTTTTTTGCCTACCCATCATCCGGCACGAACCTCACTGGATTGGTAATAAATCACGGCATGATAATGGATGGCGAATTATCCATGGCGGAAACCTTCGCTGCGGGACTAAACAGCTTTACTTTGGCAATAAGCGCTCCGGGCCATGGGACATCCACAGGCGGAAGTGCATATAACTTCGAGAATCTTATTTGGTCTTATCCAAATCCTCGTAATAACCACTTCTACCAATTCGCCTACGCAACGATGCGTGCGATAAACTACATGGATAGCCTTACAATCGTTAATTCAGATTGGCTCGGAGTTATCGGATTCTCCGGTGGTGCCGATGCCGCAATAATCGCAAGCGGGATTGATGACCGCATTGCCATATGTATTCCCATTATCCCACAAACAAATTTCGCTTGTGGAGCTGCAGATTCTGGTTGGATAATAGACGTTTTTGCGGAAACTGGCATTTCTCCCGACGACTCAAATGTCGTCTATCTCGAAAACTTTATATCACCTATAAATTACTTCGACTATATCGATGGCTTTACTGTAATGATAACCGCGTCCCAGGATGAATTCGAGCCGTTGAACTGCGTTGCGTATAGCTTTCCTCTTCTCGATAGCTCGCGCTCACGCCTAGAGATTGTCCCAAATTTCGACCATCATTGCTATTTCACAACCTATGCTCTCACTGGCGATTACGATAGTTTCGATAACACGACAACCTTCTATAGCAAAATATTAGGTATATCAAATTCAGTTATAGATCTTCTAAAGCTCGGTTCACCGGTGCCGCGTATGCCTTCAGTAGAGGCTTTTGAGCTTGAAGACAGCGTTGAATTTGTTGCAGATGTTCCCGTGGAATATTGGGCTTCCAATGATGTCAAACTCTGGTTCAGTGTGGATTCAGCTTGGACTTTCGATTTTGTCCAAATGGAAAACGAAATGCCCGACCTCGGCGAATATAGCGTCATGCTACCACGAACACGAGCTAATTCATTGGAAAATATTATATACTATGTCGAAAGCCGTTGCACTCCGATATTCTGGCTGTCATCCCTTCCGCATGTGCCGGATGACATGGTTTTCAATCTCAGACCATTCCCAAGACTCTTTTTTGGCCTCGATATAAAGGAAACCAAAATAACAAAACCAGATAATATCTACCTTCACACTTATCCAAATCCGTTCAATTCCTCGGTGAAAATTTCAATAGAAACTCAAGATTTTGCGCCTCTACAAATCGAGATATTCGACCTAATCGGCCAAAAGATCGAAGTCCTGTATCCTTATGCCACTTCACTTCAAAAGAAAGAATATCCCGGAGGAGCGAATGAGATAATCTGGACACCAAACGAACATGTTAAATCCGGAATCTATCTTATTCGGATTTACCTAGATAGCGGCGAAACCGCATTGAAGCGGATAGTATATCTTAAATAA
- the amrS gene encoding AmmeMemoRadiSam system radical SAM enzyme, which translates to MHPAMWQKQLSNGAVQCELCPFKCIIDEGDRGICGVRAVVNDTLRALTYSRPASINLDPIEKKPLFHFTPTAKALSIATVGCNLSCSFCQNWSLSQALPENTKTKVVTPKEVVSIAIQSEATTIAYTYSEPTVFYEYMFDTAKLAHENGIANLLVTCGFIEKEPLLELCSYLDAANVDLKSWSDEFYRDYLKAMKAPVLRTLKILVEQGVWVEITNLIIPDANDNPENIRQMCRWIADSLGTGIPLHFSRFHPNYKLTDRPSTPGATLEMAYEIAKQEGIKFVYVGNIRGTEHEDTYCPNCNAKLIDRTGYFIESNYIDNGKCAFCGTKIEGVW; encoded by the coding sequence ATGCATCCTGCAATGTGGCAAAAACAATTATCAAACGGTGCAGTGCAATGCGAGCTGTGCCCTTTTAAATGCATTATAGATGAGGGCGACCGGGGAATTTGTGGCGTTCGTGCTGTAGTGAACGATACGCTTCGAGCACTTACCTACTCTCGCCCAGCCTCGATAAATCTCGATCCTATTGAAAAAAAACCACTTTTCCATTTTACCCCAACTGCGAAAGCGCTTTCTATAGCTACCGTGGGATGTAACCTAAGCTGTAGTTTCTGCCAAAACTGGAGCCTATCTCAAGCTTTGCCAGAAAACACAAAAACAAAAGTAGTTACCCCTAAAGAGGTTGTATCCATTGCTATACAATCAGAAGCGACTACAATAGCCTATACCTACTCCGAACCGACTGTATTTTATGAATATATGTTCGATACCGCTAAACTCGCTCATGAGAATGGTATAGCAAACTTATTGGTTACATGCGGGTTCATCGAAAAAGAACCTTTGCTCGAGTTATGTAGTTACCTCGATGCAGCGAATGTCGATCTCAAGAGCTGGTCGGATGAATTCTATCGAGATTATCTGAAAGCTATGAAAGCTCCCGTTTTAAGAACATTGAAGATACTGGTCGAACAGGGTGTATGGGTGGAGATCACTAATCTCATTATTCCTGATGCAAACGATAACCCTGAGAATATACGCCAAATGTGCCGTTGGATAGCTGACTCCCTTGGAACCGGAATCCCCCTTCATTTTTCTCGTTTTCACCCTAATTATAAACTCACCGACAGACCATCGACCCCGGGAGCAACTCTCGAAATGGCATATGAGATTGCAAAACAAGAGGGAATTAAATTCGTTTACGTCGGAAATATTCGCGGAACGGAGCATGAAGACACATATTGTCCCAACTGCAATGCAAAACTTATCGATAGAACTGGATATTTTATCGAAAGCAATTATATCGATAATGGGAAATGTGCGTTTTGCGGAACCAAAATCGAAGGCGTATGGTGA